In one Solanum dulcamara chromosome 1, daSolDulc1.2, whole genome shotgun sequence genomic region, the following are encoded:
- the LOC129882782 gene encoding proteasome subunit beta type-7-B-like, which yields MASKAPIDVPPKGGFSFDLCRRNEMLVNKGIRSPSFLKTGTTIVGLIFQDGVILGADTRATEGPIVADKNCEKIHYMAPNIYCCGAGTAADTEAVTDMVSSQLKLHRYHTGRESRVVTALTLLKSHLFSYQGHVSAALVLGGVDVTGPHLHTIYPHGSTDTLPYATMGSGSLAAMAIFESKYREGLSKEEGIKLVAEAILSGVFNDLGSGSNVDVCVITKGHTEYLRNHMSPNPRTYPQKGYSFPKKTEVLLTKIIPLREMVEVIEGEDAMEE from the exons ATGGCGTCTAAGGCACCAATAGATGTTCCTCCAAAGGGTGGGTTTAGCTTTGATTTGTGCAGAAGGAATGAGATGCTGGTGAATAAAGGAATTCGGTCTCCTTCTTTCCTTAAGACTGGTACTACCATCGTTGGCTTAATTTTTCAG GATGGCGTCATTCTTGGAGCAGACACAAGAGCCACTGAAGGACCGATCGTTGCTGATAAGAACTGTGAGAAGATTCATTACATGGCCCCAAACATATATTGTTGTGGAGCAGGAACAGCTGCTGATACTGAGGCAGTAACTG ACATGGTCAGTTCCCAACTGAAGCTTCACAGGTATCACACTGGTCGTGAATCCAGGGTTGTGACAGCTCTCACTCTTTTGAAGTCTCATCTTTTCAG CTACCAGGGGCACGTCTCAGCTGCTTTGGTCCTTGGTGGGGTTGATGTCACAGGGCCACATCTCCATACT ATTTATCCACATGGATCAACTGATACTCTGCCATATGCTACAATGGGCTCTGGTTCCCTTGCAGCTATGGCTATCTTTGAGTCAAAATACCGTGAAGGGTTAAGT AAAGAGGAAGGCATAAAGCTAGTAGCGGAAGCCATATTGTCTGGGGTGTTCAATGATCTTGGTAGTGGAAGTAATGTTGATGTCTGTGTGATAACAAAG GGTCACACGGAGTACTTAAGGAATCATATGTCTCCTAATCCCCGGACCTATCCACAGAAGGGTTACTCATTCCCTAAAAAGACTG AAGTTCTTCTTACAAAGATTATACCATTGAGAGAGATGGTAGAGGTGATTGAAGGTGAAGATGCTATGGAAGAATAA